In the Malaya genurostris strain Urasoe2022 chromosome 1, Malgen_1.1, whole genome shotgun sequence genome, one interval contains:
- the LOC131425950 gene encoding sorting nexin-29, whose product MVGMSNFTIDPALLGGGSSSRRFELERKALAEELLTVVKECQKKYGSKTELATESDSRIVLLCDTWERALSHGLKSNSSVLKNMTDLVASGSLEIPTFWDFAFKHLTNHEKERFSTLRHVWTNGGKAKALLRAILNERAMERYILMWLGDETILQESYENWSLMRDVEITGLLPNMAAGLSTILFAIAIDAPELNAANRIKPEKLEPIIATQRPANPTRKVNVIQRDILEDNVLPPILSVASSHGPLQHQRSVNIDIIKEYTHVENVPPTTKESYSVEDALNSLSIAHEIRQQSTPTRSSESQATSPDNALEASEDSIMGNISLDISNAATTASSTSCSEFSANETLDTQDMESYSKMLEKLERRLADSEERCQMLEARVAELSLENHRLRMLTRPNRLSLMHFQISIPKAILRTPISARRREHYCYEIRIAPGSDRGANESWSVFRRYSDFYRLHKRLQREYPSVKSLDFPPKKKIGNMNPQFVEQRRQRLQVYLNSLFIAVLPEVSACSTRSQLEQVFPFLRDAVL is encoded by the exons ATGGTGGGTATGAGTAATTTTACAATCGATCCTGCCCTACTGGGCGGAGGAAGCAGCAGTCGAAGGTTCGAATTAGAACGCAAAGCACTGGCCGAGGAGCTCCTGACGGTGGTGAAAGAATGTCAGAAAAAGTATGGAAGCAAAACAGAGCTTGCGACGGAAAGTGATTCAAG aattgttttgctttgcgATACATGGGAACGAGCGTTGTCACATGGATTAAAATCTAACAGTTCGGTTCTCAAAAACATGACCGACTTAGTGGCGAGCGGTAGTCTGGAAATACCTACTTTTTGggattttgctttcaaacacTTGACCAATCACGAGAAGGAGCGCTTTTCCACGTTACGGCACGTTTGGACGAACGGTGGAAAAGCTAAGGCATTGCTACGGGCAATTCTGAATGAGCGGGCTATGGAACGATACATATTGATGTGGTTGGGGGACGAAACGATTCTTCAGGAAAGCTACGAAAATTGGTCACTGATGAGAGATGTAGAAATTACGGGTCTGCTACCAAATATGGCCGCTGGACTTAGCACGATTCTGTTCGCTATTGCAATTGATGCTCCGGAGTTGAATGCGGCGAATAGAATAAAGCCCGAAAAATTAGAACCTATCATAGCGACTCAACGTCCTGCTAATCCTACTCGTAAGGTAAATGTTATTCAACGGGACATATTGGAGGACAATGTGCTGCCACCGATTCTGAGCGTTGCCTCTTCTCATGGTCCCCTTCAACATCAGCGCTCAGTCAACATTGATATTATCAAAGAATATACTCACGTAGAAAACGTCCCGCCAACTACCAAGGAATCGTATTCCGTAGAAGATGCTTTGAACAGTCTCTCTATTGCTCACGAAATTAGGCAACAATCAACACCTACCAGGAGCAGTGAGTCTCAAGCTACCAGCCCAGATAATGCACTGGAAGCTTCCGAAGACAGTATTATGGGAAATATCTCGCTGGATATTTCCAACGCTGCAACGACGGCTTCTAGTACGTCTTGCTCCGAATTTTCCGCGAACGAAACATTGGACACGCAAGACATGGAAAGTTATtcaaaaatgttggaaaaactaGAGCGAAGACTGGCTGATTCCGAGGAACGCTGTCAAATGCTAGAAGCTCGCGTCGCTGAGCTAAGCTT AGAAAACCACCGACTTCGCATGCTAACCCGTCCGAACCGGTTGTCGCTGATGCACTTCCAGATTTCAATCCCCAAAGCAATTCTCCGGACACCGATCAGCGCTCGGCGACGCGAACACTATTGCTACGAAATTCGGATAGCACCGGGATCGGATCGGGGTGCCAACGAGTCTTGGTCCGTTTTTCGTCGGTACAGCGACTTTTATCGGCTACACAAACGACTCCAACGGGAGTATCCCAGTGTCAAGTCGCTTGATTTCCCACCAAAGAAAAAAATCGGTAACATG AATCCGCAGTTCGTCGAACAGCGCCGCCAACGATTGCAAGTTTATCTTAACAGTTTATTCATTGCCGTTTTGCCGGAGGTCTCAGCCTGCAGCACACGCTCCCAACTGGAACAAGTGTTTCCATTTCTTCGGGATGCGGTCCTGTAG
- the LOC131425952 gene encoding integrin beta-PS isoform X1, translating into MIAISERSRALLTLPTLLLLVIATVLCVTLVAAQSSSQLTCPGKTTCRECIQTSNCRWCTQANFSKPRCHGHDIGYCPEEYTVDPSNEAITLVARELSKPSKGGVAIAGGDYEAEMSGSSSSHWSSSSSSSSHSSSSHSSSGSMSASGHNIVQIYPQRVQLKLRLNEVYRLGVKYSQAEDYPVDLYYLMDLSKSMEDDKEKLSTLGALLADEMRSITSNFRLGFGSFVDKVLMPYVSTVPKKLVNPCDRCEAPYGYKNHMSLNVDTDRFSEEVQRAAVSGNLDAPEGGFDAIMQAVVCREQIGWREKARRLLVFSTDAGFHYAGDGKLGGVITPNDGECHLDKTGRYTHSTIHDYPSISQINLKVKQNAINVIFAVTQNELSVYERLSKLVEGSSAAMLSNDSSNIVSLVRDEYNKISSSVEMKDNRTDSLIDVKYYSRCLGNGPLVQTSKCDGLKVGDIVQFEAHITLLKCPENPRDWNQVLQIYPVGITESLTVDIEMLCSCPCELPGNPEYKEYAEECSGVGTYKCGVCDCDEFHHGHKCECSATDIHTEAGFADACRQTNTSIECSGRGQCVCGVCDCDKRANHDEVISGRFCECDNFSCDRHNGLLCSGPKQGTCSCGECICAEGWTGAACDCKATNDSCIPPSGGEICSGHGTCECGSCRCKITEEGRYSGRFCEKCPTCSGRCNEFKHCVQCQQYKTGPLAEPSDCAANCTLFTPIPVQKVEVDEEKDDNKCTFFDEDDCRYEFSYNDSGEQVVVKAQEERECPPKVFMLGIVLAVIAAVVLIGLAVLLLWKLLTTIHDRREFARFEKERMMAKWDTGENPIYKQATTTFKNPTYAGK; encoded by the exons ATGATAGCAATTAGTGAACGAAGTCGAGCGCTTCTCACGCTTCCCACACTACTGCTACTAGTGATAGCGACCGTCCTTTGTGTGACGCTTGTGGCCGCCCAGTCCTCGTCACAGTTGACCTGCCCGGGTAAAACGACCTGTCGGGAATGTATCCAGACCAGCAATTGCCGCTGGTGTACGCAGGCTAACTTCAGTAAACCACGATGCCATGGACACGATATCGGTTATTGTCCGGAGGAATATACGGTTGACCCCAGCAATGAGGCCATCACACTGGTAGCGAGGGAACTGAGCAAACCTTCGAAGGGAGGCGTGGCCATCGCCGGAGGAGACTATGAAGCGGAAATGTCCGGCAGCAGTAGTTCGCATTGGTCTTCctcctcgtcgtcgtcgtcgcattCCAGTTCTTCACATTCTTCGTCCGGAAGTATGAGTGCCAGCGGGCACAACATTGTGCAGATTTATCCGCAGAGGGTGCAGCTGAAGTTGAGACTAA aCGAAGTGTACCGATTGGGCGTCAAGTATTCCCAAGCGGAGGATTATCCGGTCGATTTGTACTACCTGATGGATCTGTCAAAGTCCATGGAAGACGACAAGGAAAAGCTGTCCACACTTGGTGCATTGCTGGCCGATGAGATGCGTAGCATCACGTCCAATTTTCGTCTGGGATTCGGATCATTTGTGGACAAGGTGCTGATGCCCTACGTTTCGACGGTTCCGAAGAA ACTGGTCAATCCGTGTGACCGCTGCGAGGCTCCGTACGGGTACAAGAACCACATGTCGCTGAACGTGGATACGGATCGGTTTTCC GAAGAGGTTCAACGTGCGGCAGTATCGGGTAACTTGGATGCTCCGGAGGGTGGTTTCGATGCGATCATGCAAGCCGTAGTGTGCCGTGAACAGATCGGTTGGCGGGAGAAAGCCCGTCGTCTGTTGGTGTTCTCGACGGATGCCGGATTCCATTATGCCGGTGACGGCAAGCTGGGCGGTGTGATTACTCCGAACGACGGTGAATGTCACCTGGATAAGACGGGTCGCTATACACATTCCACGATCCATGACTATCCGAGCATTTCGCAGATCAACCTGAAGGTGAAACAGAACGCCATTAACGTCATATTTGCGGTGACGCAAAATGAGTTGTCGGTTTACGAGCGGTTGTCCAAGTTGGTGGAGGGTTCATCGGCGGCTATGTTGTCCAATGATTCATCCAACATAGTGTCGCTTGTGCGTGATGAGTATAAT aaaatCTCATCCTCGGTCGAGATGAAGGACAATCGGACGGACAGTTTGATCGATGTTAAGTACTACTCGCGGTGTTTAGGAAATGGACCTCTGGTGCAGACCAGCAAATGTGACGGTCTCAAGGTCGGTGACATAGTTCAGTTTGAGGCTCATATTACCCTGCTGAAATGTCCGGAAAATCCACGCGACTGGAATCAGGTGCTGCAGATCTACCCGGTTGGTATTACCGAGAGTCTAACCGTTGACATTGAGATGCTGTGTAGCTGTCCATGTGAGCTACCAGGCAATCCGGAGTACAAGGAGTATGCCGAAGAGTGCAGTGGCGTTGGAACGTACAAATGCGGCGTTTGTGACTGTGATGAGTTCCACCATGGACACAAATGCGAGTGTTCGGCGACGGATATTCACACCGAGGCCGGATTTGCCGATGCTTGTCGTCAAACAAATACCTCGATCGAGTGTAGCGGACGGGGCCAATGCGTCTGTGGAGTTTGTGACTGTGACAAGCGAGCAAATCATGATGAGGTAATCTCAGGAAGGTTCTGTGAGTGCGACAATTTCTCGTGTGATCGTCACAATGGACTGTTGTGTTCAGGACCGAAACAGGGTACTTGCTCCTGTGGAGAGTGTATTTGTGCCGAAGGCTGGACCGGAGCTGCCTGCGATTGTAAGGCCACCAACGATAGCTGTATTCCTCCGAGCGGTGGGGAAATTTGTTCCGGTCATGGAACTTGTGAGTGCGGAAGTTGCAG GTGCAAGATAACAGAAGAAGGTCGCTATTCTGGTCGGTTCTGCGAGAAGTGTCCCACCTGTTCTGGACGGTGTAACGAATTCAAACACTGCGTCCAATGTCAGCAATACAAAACCGGTCCCCTGGCGGAGCCGTCCGATTGTGCAGCGAACTGTACTCTGTTCACGCCAATTCCTGTGCAGAAGGTAGAGGTCGACGAGGAGAAGGATGACAACAAGTGTACCTTCTTCGATGAGGATGACTGCCGGTATGAGTTTTCCTACAACGACAGTGGCGAGCAAGTCGTCGTGAAGGCCCAGGAGGAACGCGAATGTCCTCCGAAGGTGTTCATGCTAGGAATCGTGCTGGCTGTAATTGCTGCGGTAGTTCTGATTGGTTTGGCGGTCCTTCTACTCTGGAAGCTGCTGACTACCATTCATGATCGCCGAGAGTTTGCACGTTTCGAAAAAGAACGAATGATGGCCAAGTGGGATACG GGCGAGAATCCCATCTACAAGCAGGCGACAACGACCTTCAAGAACCCTACATACGCCGGCAAATAA
- the LOC131425952 gene encoding integrin beta-PS isoform X2, translated as MIAISERSRALLTLPTLLLLVIATVLCVTLVAAQSSSQLTCPGKTTCRECIQTSNCRWCTQANFSKPRCHGHDIGYCPEEYTVDPSNEAITLVARELSKPSKGGVAIAGGDYEAEMSGSSSSHWSSSSSSSSHSSSSHSSSGSMSASGHNIVQIYPQRVQLKLRLNEVYRLGVKYSQAEDYPVDLYYLMDLSKSMEDDKEKLSTLGALLADEMRSITSNFRLGFGSFVDKVLMPYVSTVPKNLREPCPQCAAPYGYHNLMPLSMDTYRFTEEVQRAAVSGNLDAPEGGFDAIMQAVVCREQIGWREKARRLLVFSTDAGFHYAGDGKLGGVITPNDGECHLDKTGRYTHSTIHDYPSISQINLKVKQNAINVIFAVTQNELSVYERLSKLVEGSSAAMLSNDSSNIVSLVRDEYNKISSSVEMKDNRTDSLIDVKYYSRCLGNGPLVQTSKCDGLKVGDIVQFEAHITLLKCPENPRDWNQVLQIYPVGITESLTVDIEMLCSCPCELPGNPEYKEYAEECSGVGTYKCGVCDCDEFHHGHKCECSATDIHTEAGFADACRQTNTSIECSGRGQCVCGVCDCDKRANHDEVISGRFCECDNFSCDRHNGLLCSGPKQGTCSCGECICAEGWTGAACDCKATNDSCIPPSGGEICSGHGTCECGSCRCKITEEGRYSGRFCEKCPTCSGRCNEFKHCVQCQQYKTGPLAEPSDCAANCTLFTPIPVQKVEVDEEKDDNKCTFFDEDDCRYEFSYNDSGEQVVVKAQEERECPPKVFMLGIVLAVIAAVVLIGLAVLLLWKLLTTIHDRREFARFEKERMMAKWDTGENPIYKQATTTFKNPTYAGK; from the exons ATGATAGCAATTAGTGAACGAAGTCGAGCGCTTCTCACGCTTCCCACACTACTGCTACTAGTGATAGCGACCGTCCTTTGTGTGACGCTTGTGGCCGCCCAGTCCTCGTCACAGTTGACCTGCCCGGGTAAAACGACCTGTCGGGAATGTATCCAGACCAGCAATTGCCGCTGGTGTACGCAGGCTAACTTCAGTAAACCACGATGCCATGGACACGATATCGGTTATTGTCCGGAGGAATATACGGTTGACCCCAGCAATGAGGCCATCACACTGGTAGCGAGGGAACTGAGCAAACCTTCGAAGGGAGGCGTGGCCATCGCCGGAGGAGACTATGAAGCGGAAATGTCCGGCAGCAGTAGTTCGCATTGGTCTTCctcctcgtcgtcgtcgtcgcattCCAGTTCTTCACATTCTTCGTCCGGAAGTATGAGTGCCAGCGGGCACAACATTGTGCAGATTTATCCGCAGAGGGTGCAGCTGAAGTTGAGACTAA aCGAAGTGTACCGATTGGGCGTCAAGTATTCCCAAGCGGAGGATTATCCGGTCGATTTGTACTACCTGATGGATCTGTCAAAGTCCATGGAAGACGACAAGGAAAAGCTGTCCACACTTGGTGCATTGCTGGCCGATGAGATGCGTAGCATCACGTCCAATTTTCGTCTGGGATTCGGATCATTTGTGGACAAGGTGCTGATGCCCTACGTTTCGACGGTTCCGAAGAA TTTACGCGAACCATGTCCCCAATGTGCGGCTCCCTACGGCTATCACAATCTTATGCCTCTCAGTATGGATACGTATCGGTTTACA GAAGAGGTTCAACGTGCGGCAGTATCGGGTAACTTGGATGCTCCGGAGGGTGGTTTCGATGCGATCATGCAAGCCGTAGTGTGCCGTGAACAGATCGGTTGGCGGGAGAAAGCCCGTCGTCTGTTGGTGTTCTCGACGGATGCCGGATTCCATTATGCCGGTGACGGCAAGCTGGGCGGTGTGATTACTCCGAACGACGGTGAATGTCACCTGGATAAGACGGGTCGCTATACACATTCCACGATCCATGACTATCCGAGCATTTCGCAGATCAACCTGAAGGTGAAACAGAACGCCATTAACGTCATATTTGCGGTGACGCAAAATGAGTTGTCGGTTTACGAGCGGTTGTCCAAGTTGGTGGAGGGTTCATCGGCGGCTATGTTGTCCAATGATTCATCCAACATAGTGTCGCTTGTGCGTGATGAGTATAAT aaaatCTCATCCTCGGTCGAGATGAAGGACAATCGGACGGACAGTTTGATCGATGTTAAGTACTACTCGCGGTGTTTAGGAAATGGACCTCTGGTGCAGACCAGCAAATGTGACGGTCTCAAGGTCGGTGACATAGTTCAGTTTGAGGCTCATATTACCCTGCTGAAATGTCCGGAAAATCCACGCGACTGGAATCAGGTGCTGCAGATCTACCCGGTTGGTATTACCGAGAGTCTAACCGTTGACATTGAGATGCTGTGTAGCTGTCCATGTGAGCTACCAGGCAATCCGGAGTACAAGGAGTATGCCGAAGAGTGCAGTGGCGTTGGAACGTACAAATGCGGCGTTTGTGACTGTGATGAGTTCCACCATGGACACAAATGCGAGTGTTCGGCGACGGATATTCACACCGAGGCCGGATTTGCCGATGCTTGTCGTCAAACAAATACCTCGATCGAGTGTAGCGGACGGGGCCAATGCGTCTGTGGAGTTTGTGACTGTGACAAGCGAGCAAATCATGATGAGGTAATCTCAGGAAGGTTCTGTGAGTGCGACAATTTCTCGTGTGATCGTCACAATGGACTGTTGTGTTCAGGACCGAAACAGGGTACTTGCTCCTGTGGAGAGTGTATTTGTGCCGAAGGCTGGACCGGAGCTGCCTGCGATTGTAAGGCCACCAACGATAGCTGTATTCCTCCGAGCGGTGGGGAAATTTGTTCCGGTCATGGAACTTGTGAGTGCGGAAGTTGCAG GTGCAAGATAACAGAAGAAGGTCGCTATTCTGGTCGGTTCTGCGAGAAGTGTCCCACCTGTTCTGGACGGTGTAACGAATTCAAACACTGCGTCCAATGTCAGCAATACAAAACCGGTCCCCTGGCGGAGCCGTCCGATTGTGCAGCGAACTGTACTCTGTTCACGCCAATTCCTGTGCAGAAGGTAGAGGTCGACGAGGAGAAGGATGACAACAAGTGTACCTTCTTCGATGAGGATGACTGCCGGTATGAGTTTTCCTACAACGACAGTGGCGAGCAAGTCGTCGTGAAGGCCCAGGAGGAACGCGAATGTCCTCCGAAGGTGTTCATGCTAGGAATCGTGCTGGCTGTAATTGCTGCGGTAGTTCTGATTGGTTTGGCGGTCCTTCTACTCTGGAAGCTGCTGACTACCATTCATGATCGCCGAGAGTTTGCACGTTTCGAAAAAGAACGAATGATGGCCAAGTGGGATACG GGCGAGAATCCCATCTACAAGCAGGCGACAACGACCTTCAAGAACCCTACATACGCCGGCAAATAA